In the Ancylobacter polymorphus genome, GAAGGCCCAGCCGAGATGATGCCCGTGACCTTCGATCAGTGCGCCTCCCAGACCGGAAGCGCCGCCGGCATAAAGGCCGGGGATCGGCTTGCCGTCGTCGTCGATCACCTCGAATCTGTCATTGATGGCAAGGCCGCCATCGGTGAAGTTGATCAGATAGCGCACCGGACCCAGCGCGATATAGGGGCCGCGCGAAAGCGCGTTCGAGCGTGTCGACGAGTTGTACTGGTCAATCGTGCTGCGGAGCGTCTGTGCGTTCACGCCGATCTTTCGCGCGAGCTCGTCGATGGTGGGACCTTCGCTGAAAATGTCTTTCCGGTTCTTCCGGTAGTCGGCGATGGACGCGTAAGCGAAGCCCGGTGCGGTCGAGACATAGTTGGGCCAGCCGGTGAACGTGTCCGCCAGTTCGCCGTCGAGAAGGATGTAGGCGATCTGCCCCGGCTGTGCGGCCACGGCCGGGCCGGGCCGGTCTTGCTCGTCACAGAAGCGCTCGCCATCCCGGTTGACCAGAATGGCGCCCTTCTCGAACATTTTCGGAGACGGGACGAGTACGGTGACGAGAAAGCTCATGATGAGCGGCCGGCAGAACGAGCCCGAGAACCGCTCCAGCGCCAGCCGCATAAGCATGGTGAGCCAGCGATAGGGCGGCAACGAGGTGACGAGTTTCGGCGGCGGTGCCTGAAAGCGTAGCCCCGCGAGATGAAGCTGCGGATTGAGGATGCGGGCGCCGAGATCCAGCGCCATATCGTGGCCGTCGCCCGTGTTGAGCGGATTGACCGGCTCCACGATGGCCATGCCCGGTGACAGATATCTGGCCCGTGCCTCCGCGCTGCCCGCATAGTCGCCGCTGCACAGGACGACGCCGCCACGCGCGGAGAATCGCGCCTCGCCCCGAGGCGTCTTGCAGACGACGCCGCTGACCCGGCCATTCTCTTTGACCAGGCCAGCAACCTGCGTCGAGGTGTGGATGGAAACCCCGAGTTTCCGGGCGCGCCGTTCGAGATGATAGATGTAGGCTCGCGAGTTCGGCAGCACGTTGTGCATGCGCGGGCGCCGGTGCGGCAGTTCCTTCACCGGCCCAAAGAACTCGACGCCCATTTCCCGCAGCCAGCGGAATGTCTCGGGCACGTTGTCGACGAGAATGCGCTGAAGCACCGCGTTCTCGGGAGCGTCGACCACGCTGTTAAACTTGCGCAGGTCGTCGAAATGGTCGTCCGTGGAGTCGAGAATTCCCTGACGGCGCTGATGTTCGGTGTTGGACGAGCTGATGGAGCCGACCGAGCGGGCGGTGGTTCCGCCGAGTTTGTCGCCCTTTTCCAGCAGGGCAACCGTTCGTCCCAGGGAGGCTGCCTCGATAGCGGCTGCCAGTCCGCTTCCTCCGCCGCCGACAACGACGACATCAAATTCCTGAACCACGATGACTGCGCCTTGATACGACCAGACGGTCAAGCACGCGCCCATTGGCGCCGGCACACAAAGCCATATGCCTGTCGCGCGTGTCAATAAATGATTGTCTTGTTTCGCATGACGAAACTAGTGAGCTAATTGTGCATCACCGTGCCAATCCGTCCGGCGCGGTGGGGACGGTAGCGCGCGAGTTCCTTAGTTCCTGCCAGCTTTAACCCGCCGGAATCTGCCCTTGCGTCATTCGATGCGGGACGGATGCGGCCATGTCCAAATTTTGAAGCTTGAGCTTTCGAAAACGTGCTGATAGTTTCGCTGTGCGGAACACGATGGTTGCCAAAGCTGTTCGATATTCGCGCCGCGCTTTTGCCGGATCGCAAGTCCTGCGCATCTCTTTTTGAGTCACTTGGAGTGTTTTTATGCGTGACGTAGTGATCTGCGAGCCGGTGCGCACCGCGGTCGGACGTTTCGGAGGTCAGTTCCGCTCGCTCGCGGCGCATGACCTCGGCACTATCGTTGTCAAAGGATTGCTTGAGCGCACCGGTTTGCCGCCGGAGCGCGTGGACGACGTTCTTTTTGCGCAGTGCTACCCGTCGATGGATGCGCCCGCCTTGGGCCGCGTTGTCGGTCTGAATGCGGGACTGCCCATCGAGGTCGGCGGGCTTCAGCTGGACCGTCGCTGCGGCTCGGGACTACAGACCGTGATCTACGGCGCGATGCAGGTCGCCACCGGGGCGTCGGATGTCGTCATCGCCGGCGGCGCGGAATCGATGAGTAACGCTCCGCTCTACTCGACGCATGTCCGGTGGGGCAGCACGGGCGATGGGATGGTTTTCCACGACTCGCTGGCGCGCGGGCGTGTCACGGCCGGCGGCACGAATTATCCCGTTCGCGGCGGCATGCTGGAGACCGCCGAGAACCTCCGGCGCGAATATGCCATTTCCCGCGAGGAGCAGGACGAGTTCGCCTGCGCGTCGCATCGCAAGGCGGTTGAGGCACAGCAGAGCGGGATCTTCGCCGAAGAGATCATACCGGTTCCGGTGACTTCGCGTGGCGTGACGACGAGCATCGACCGCGACGAGCATCCCCGCGCCGACACCACGGTCGAGACGCTGGCAAAGCTCAAGCCGCTCATGGGGCGCGAGGACAAGGAGGCCACTGTCACGGCCGGAAACGCCTCGGGCCAGAATGACGGCGGGTCGGCCTGCGTGATCACCACCAAGGAGATCGCGGAAGAGCTGGGCGTCGTGCCTTATGCGCGGCTGGTCAGCTGGGCCGTGGCCGGCGTCGAGCCTTCCCGCATGGGCATCGGCCCTGTGCCCGCCACCAGGAAGGCTCTGGACCGCTGCGGGCTCGACCTGAAGGACATCGATCTCATCGAGCTCAACGAGGCGTTCGCCTGCCAGGCTCTCGCCTGCACCCGCGACTGGAATTTCGACGGGGCGGACTGGGATCGCCTGAATGTCCATGGCTCGGGCATTTCGCTTGGCCATCCGGTCGGCGCCACCGGCGTCAGAATCCTCGCGACCCTTCTGCGCGAAATGAAGCGCCGCGATGCCCGCTACGGGCTGGAGACGATGTGCATCGGCGGTGGCCAGGGGCTGGCGGCGATCTTCGAAAATGTGAAGGCCGGAAACGACTGAAACAGGGACTGAGGTAAGTCGAAACGATCCGCACAAAAGCTGAGCCCCGTTAAATAGGGGCCAAAGGGAGGAATGAATGAACTATCGCAGGATTATCGCAGGAGCGTTCTTCGCCGGTGCCGTGCTGGCATCCGGCGCCGCCAATGCGCAGGCCCCGTTGCGCTTCATCGTGCCGTTCGGCGTCGGTGGCAGCGCCGACGTTCTGGCGCGATTCGTTGCTGCGGAACTGTCGCCGCGCATCAACCAGACCGTGGTCGTGGTCAATCAGCCCGGCGCCAGCGGACTGGTCGGCACGATGGCGACCTTCAATTCTCCGCCTGACGGCAACACCATTCTTCTGGCTGGCAGCAACCATCCCATCCTCGCCGCCACCAAGAAGAACCTGGCATTCGATGTCGTGAAGGACTTCCAGCCCGTCGTCGTGATGGCGCATGGCCCGCTGGTCTTCAGCGCGAACCCTAACGCGCCGTTCAAGACGCTGCCGGAGATGATCGCCTACGCCAAGGCCAACCCGGGCGGGCTCAAATATGCGACCGCCGGTGAGGTGGGCAGCGTCCCGCATCTGGCCGCCGAACTGCTCGGCAATGAGGCCAAGGTCAGCATGAAGGCGGTGCCTTACCCGAGCGGCGGCGCGGCGGCGCTCGACGTGATGGCGGGCGTGGTCCCCATGGGCGTGTCGGCCCTGACTAGCGTGCTGCCCTATTATGAGACGAACAAGCTCGTCGCCATCGCGCAGACGCCCAAGACCCGCTCGCCGCTCGCTCCGAATATTCCTACGGTTCATGAGCTGACCGGTCTGGACTACGACCTGACCTATTGGGTCGGCGTGCTCGCGCCGCGTGGTACGCCCGACACCCGGGTGGCCCAGCTCAACAAGGAAATCAACGAGATCCTCCGCTCGGAGAAGGGCCGTACCTTCTTCATGGCGCAGGGCTTCGAGCCGGCACCGGGTACGTCCGCCGAATTTGCGAGCTTCCTGGCCAAAGAGCGGAAGCTTTGGGTGCAGATTGGCAAGATGGCCAATATCCAGCCGCAGTAAGCCGGCACAGTTTCACGCCCGGCACTGCCGGATCGCGTGAAGACATATTTCTCATCGGGAGGTCGGGCACTCGTCCGGCCTCATATCGAAGCGACTTGAGTGGCCCCTGCCGGGTCGCCCATTGAGTGCGGAAAACTATGCGCAAGGTTGGTGTTATCGGCGCCGGGACTATGGGCTTCGGCATTGCGATCGTGGCGTCGCGCGGCGGGTTCGAGACCGTCATCTGCGATACGGACAAAGCCAAACTACGGAAGGTCGCCGCCGACGCGAGCGCGTTCTTCGAGAAGTCCGTGAAGATCAAGAAGATGTCCGAGGAAGCGGCCGGTGCCGCGATGGGCCGTCTTTCCACTACGACCGACATACGCGAGCTTTATGACTGCGATCTCGTCATCGAGGCGGTCTTCGAGAGCTTCACCGTAAAGGCCGAGCTGCTGGCGACGCTGGGTGCCAATTGCAGGCCCGAGACGGTTCTCGCCTCCAACACCTCGACGCTGTCGATTACACAGCTCGCGGCGACGACCGGCCGGCCGGAGAACTTCGTGGGTCTGCATTTCTGCCTGCCCGCGCAGGTGATGAAGCTCGTCGAGGTAACCCCCGGACTTCAGACCTCGGGAGAGGCGCTGGCGCAGGCATGGGCGTTCTGCGAGAGCGCCGGCCAGATCCCGATCAAGACGAAGGACACGCCCGGCTTCATCCTCAATTACTTCGTCATTCCGTTCAATCTGGCGGCCGTGCGGCTGGTGGAAGAGGGCGTGGCGGACGCGCCTTCCATCGACCGCGCTATCAAGACGGGGCTGGGCCATGCGCTAGGCCCGCTGGAACTGGTCGACATGGTCGGCATCGACACGCAAATCCTGCTCTGCGAAGCGTTCTACGTCTCGACGCATGATCCGCGCATGGTGGCACCGCATCTGCTTCATCAGATGGCGGCGGCGAACCAGCTGGGCCGCAAGACGGGGCGCGGCTTCTACGACTATTCCTCGACAAAGGCGTTCGGCGCATGAGCAAGCTGTCTTTTCGACTGGTCACGTCAGGCGAAAGCCGCTCCTTTCCGCAGGGCGATGCCTTCCACGCTCTGGCGGACGGCACGTCCGGTACGGTTGTGCTCGTCGGGGCCGATCTGAACGAGAAGGCCGTGAATGAGGCCGCAGGCGACGCCTCGCTGATCTTCGTCGAGCTCGACACGCAGTGTCTGGGCGAGATCACGGGGGAGCGCATGGGGCTGGAGGGCGGCAAGATTGTCGGGTTCAGCCGCTTCCGGCTCGGTGCGGGCGCTCCCTCGCAGCTCATTGAGCTCGTTGTTCAGCCCCACACCGACCGCGCGGCAAAGGAAGCCGCCGTCGCGCTGTTCGAGGCGGCCGGTTTCACCGTGTCGGTCTGCGCGGACCGGCCGGGCAGGATCGTCGACCGTCTGGTCCGGCCTTACTTCAACGCCGTGCTGAACCGCATCGACGATGGACTGGCGGGTGCCGCCGATATCGACCGTGCCGTGACGCTGGGGCTGGGCTTCAAGCGCGGTCCCGTCGCCTGGCTTGAAGAGACCGGGCTCGACGATCACGCCCGCGTCTGCAACGCGTTGACCGAGGCCTACGCGGATCCTTTCTATCGTCCTGCGCGCCGCGCGCGTGTCGCGGCCCGCCGGAGAAGCGCCAATGATCCCGACTGAATCGCTGCCGCCGCTCGCCGCAGGCTCACGGCTTGGCCTGCTGCGCGGAACGCGTGTTCTCGACCTGACGACCTCCATCGCCGGTCCCTATGCCACCATGCTGCTGGGCGATTTCGGCGCCGAGGTGATCAAGGTCGAGCGCCCCAATATTGGTGACGATTCCAGGCATTGGGGGCCGCCGAGCTATGCGGGCCACGCTCTCTGGTTTCTCAGCGTGAACCGCAACAAGAAAAGCCTCACGCTCGATTTCAGCGTCGAGGCGGGCCGCCGAATTCTGCACGACCTCATCCGCCATTGCGATGTGATCGTCACGAACCAGCTTCCCCGCGTGCAGCGCAAGCTCGGCATCGACATCGAGACCGTGCGCGCGCTGCGCCCCGACATCGTCTACGTGTCGATCAGCGGTTTCGGCATGGCCGGCGCGCGCAGCGAATGGCCCTGCTACGATCTCATCGCCGAGGGCTATAGCGGGGTGATGGACCTCACCGGCGAGCCCGATAGCGGGCCGCAGAAGGTGGGGACGCCGGCGGCCGATCTGCTCGCCGGCGGAGATGCGGCCATGGGCTGTCTCGCGGCGCTGGTCGACCGCGCGCGAACCGGCGCAGGCCATGTCGTCGAGATTTCGCTCGTCGAGAGCATGACCCGCTTCATGACGCCCCGCGTCGTCAGCTATCTCGGCGGTGGCGAACTGCCACGCCGGAGCGGCGCCCGCGACAGCGTGATCGCGATATATCAGGTGTTCATGACCGAGGATGATCCGATCACGCTCGGGCTGCCCAATGAGAACATCTGGCGGCGCTTCTGCGCGGCGGTCGAGCGGAACGACTGGCTCGAGGAAGACAAGTACAAGGGCAATGCGGCCCGCGTCTCGGTTCGGGCCGAACTGGCCGGCGAGATCCAGAAGATCCTACTGAGGAAGGGCAGGACGCATTGGCTCGATCTGTTCTCCGCGACACAGATACCGGCCGGCCCGATCAACCGTGTCGACCAGGTGGTCGAAGACCCCGAGCTTCTTGCGCGCGGTCTGTTCTATTCGATGGCCGTCGAGGACCAGCGCATACCGCAGGTCGGGCTCGGCATGCGCTTCGACGACCAGGTGGCGGGTTATGATCGCGTGCCCCCGAGCCTGGGGCAAGACACCGACGCCATCCTCACGCAGCTGCTGGGTTGCGAGCAGGACGAGATCACGCGGCTGCGTGCCGAGGGAGTTCTATAAGATGTGGCAGGAATTTGAGACCATCCTCTACCGCGAGGAGGGGCCGGTCGGGATCATCACGTTGAACCGGCCGGACGACGGCAACATGTTCACCGCGAAGATGTGCCACGAAATCCGTGACTGCCTCGAAGCCAGCCGCAACGAAACGCGCACGCGAGTGGTGGTGCTGACCGGCGCGGGCGACCGTTTCTTCTGCATTGGCGGCCGCAAGGAGAAGGGCGAGGAAACCTGGCTCTATCCGGGCGCCGTGCCCACGCTGGAAATGTATGCCGCGATCGAGCGCATCCAGAAGCCGGTCATCGCTGCCGTTAACGGCTTCGCGGTGGGCGGCGGTCATGTGCTCCACGTCGTCTGCGATCTGACCATTGCCAAGGAAAGCGCCGTCTTCCGGCAGGTCGGCCCGATGATGGGCAGCTTCGATGCTGGCTATGGCACCTGGTTCCTGGAAGACCTCGTCGGCAAGAAGAAAGCCAAGGAAATCTGGATGCTGAACGAGAAGCTGTCGGCGAAGCAGGCTCTCGATCTCGGCCTCATCAACAAGGTCGTCCCGGACGCCGAACTGATGGAAGCCACCATGGCGATGGCGAACACCATCGCCTCGCGCGGGCCCTATGCACTGGCCGCGATCAAGGGTGCCTTCGGCGCGCGCCATGGCGGGGCGCTAGGCATGTCGCGGCTGACCCATGATCTGATGCTGCCGCCCTACTACAGCTCCGAGGAAGCGCAGGAACTCGCCTCCGCATTCGAGGAGCGCCGGGCTCCGGATCCGAGCAAGTTCGGACGATAGGTCATCGCCATGCCGCAACAGGTGATCGCCGTCACGGGCACGAGCCGTGGCATTGGAGCCGAAATCGCCGTCGAGTTGGCCTCGAAGGGGCACATCGTCGGGTGTCTCGTCCGCAACGGAAAGCTGCCCGAGCACGAGCGGGCGGCGGAGTTCGCCGACCGCCTGATGCCGATCGCCTGTGATATCGTCGATGAAGATGCGCTGCGGCACGCCTTCGCCCAGCTCGTCGAACGCCATGGCCGGCTGAACGGGCTGGTCAACAATGCGGGCATTCATCTCGC is a window encoding:
- a CDS encoding acetyl-CoA C-acetyltransferase — encoded protein: MRDVVICEPVRTAVGRFGGQFRSLAAHDLGTIVVKGLLERTGLPPERVDDVLFAQCYPSMDAPALGRVVGLNAGLPIEVGGLQLDRRCGSGLQTVIYGAMQVATGASDVVIAGGAESMSNAPLYSTHVRWGSTGDGMVFHDSLARGRVTAGGTNYPVRGGMLETAENLRREYAISREEQDEFACASHRKAVEAQQSGIFAEEIIPVPVTSRGVTTSIDRDEHPRADTTVETLAKLKPLMGREDKEATVTAGNASGQNDGGSACVITTKEIAEELGVVPYARLVSWAVAGVEPSRMGIGPVPATRKALDRCGLDLKDIDLIELNEAFACQALACTRDWNFDGADWDRLNVHGSGISLGHPVGATGVRILATLLREMKRRDARYGLETMCIGGGQGLAAIFENVKAGND
- a CDS encoding enoyl-CoA hydratase-related protein gives rise to the protein MWQEFETILYREEGPVGIITLNRPDDGNMFTAKMCHEIRDCLEASRNETRTRVVVLTGAGDRFFCIGGRKEKGEETWLYPGAVPTLEMYAAIERIQKPVIAAVNGFAVGGGHVLHVVCDLTIAKESAVFRQVGPMMGSFDAGYGTWFLEDLVGKKKAKEIWMLNEKLSAKQALDLGLINKVVPDAELMEATMAMANTIASRGPYALAAIKGAFGARHGGALGMSRLTHDLMLPPYYSSEEAQELASAFEERRAPDPSKFGR
- a CDS encoding 3-hydroxyacyl-CoA dehydrogenase family protein, with the protein product MRKVGVIGAGTMGFGIAIVASRGGFETVICDTDKAKLRKVAADASAFFEKSVKIKKMSEEAAGAAMGRLSTTTDIRELYDCDLVIEAVFESFTVKAELLATLGANCRPETVLASNTSTLSITQLAATTGRPENFVGLHFCLPAQVMKLVEVTPGLQTSGEALAQAWAFCESAGQIPIKTKDTPGFILNYFVIPFNLAAVRLVEEGVADAPSIDRAIKTGLGHALGPLELVDMVGIDTQILLCEAFYVSTHDPRMVAPHLLHQMAAANQLGRKTGRGFYDYSSTKAFGA
- a CDS encoding 3-hydroxyacyl-CoA dehydrogenase family protein, translated to MSKLSFRLVTSGESRSFPQGDAFHALADGTSGTVVLVGADLNEKAVNEAAGDASLIFVELDTQCLGEITGERMGLEGGKIVGFSRFRLGAGAPSQLIELVVQPHTDRAAKEAAVALFEAAGFTVSVCADRPGRIVDRLVRPYFNAVLNRIDDGLAGAADIDRAVTLGLGFKRGPVAWLEETGLDDHARVCNALTEAYADPFYRPARRARVAARRRSANDPD
- a CDS encoding CaiB/BaiF CoA transferase family protein, which gives rise to MIPTESLPPLAAGSRLGLLRGTRVLDLTTSIAGPYATMLLGDFGAEVIKVERPNIGDDSRHWGPPSYAGHALWFLSVNRNKKSLTLDFSVEAGRRILHDLIRHCDVIVTNQLPRVQRKLGIDIETVRALRPDIVYVSISGFGMAGARSEWPCYDLIAEGYSGVMDLTGEPDSGPQKVGTPAADLLAGGDAAMGCLAALVDRARTGAGHVVEISLVESMTRFMTPRVVSYLGGGELPRRSGARDSVIAIYQVFMTEDDPITLGLPNENIWRRFCAAVERNDWLEEDKYKGNAARVSVRAELAGEIQKILLRKGRTHWLDLFSATQIPAGPINRVDQVVEDPELLARGLFYSMAVEDQRIPQVGLGMRFDDQVAGYDRVPPSLGQDTDAILTQLLGCEQDEITRLRAEGVL
- a CDS encoding FAD-dependent oxidoreductase produces the protein MTVWSYQGAVIVVQEFDVVVVGGGGSGLAAAIEAASLGRTVALLEKGDKLGGTTARSVGSISSSNTEHQRRQGILDSTDDHFDDLRKFNSVVDAPENAVLQRILVDNVPETFRWLREMGVEFFGPVKELPHRRPRMHNVLPNSRAYIYHLERRARKLGVSIHTSTQVAGLVKENGRVSGVVCKTPRGEARFSARGGVVLCSGDYAGSAEARARYLSPGMAIVEPVNPLNTGDGHDMALDLGARILNPQLHLAGLRFQAPPPKLVTSLPPYRWLTMLMRLALERFSGSFCRPLIMSFLVTVLVPSPKMFEKGAILVNRDGERFCDEQDRPGPAVAAQPGQIAYILLDGELADTFTGWPNYVSTAPGFAYASIADYRKNRKDIFSEGPTIDELARKIGVNAQTLRSTIDQYNSSTRSNALSRGPYIALGPVRYLINFTDGGLAINDRFEVIDDDGKPIPGLYAGGASGLGGALIEGHGHHLGWAFTSGRLAGRRVAQAAVTAEIAEAAGAMPAAH
- a CDS encoding Bug family tripartite tricarboxylate transporter substrate binding protein, yielding MNYRRIIAGAFFAGAVLASGAANAQAPLRFIVPFGVGGSADVLARFVAAELSPRINQTVVVVNQPGASGLVGTMATFNSPPDGNTILLAGSNHPILAATKKNLAFDVVKDFQPVVVMAHGPLVFSANPNAPFKTLPEMIAYAKANPGGLKYATAGEVGSVPHLAAELLGNEAKVSMKAVPYPSGGAAALDVMAGVVPMGVSALTSVLPYYETNKLVAIAQTPKTRSPLAPNIPTVHELTGLDYDLTYWVGVLAPRGTPDTRVAQLNKEINEILRSEKGRTFFMAQGFEPAPGTSAEFASFLAKERKLWVQIGKMANIQPQ